Proteins from a single region of Terriglobales bacterium:
- a CDS encoding aldehyde dehydrogenase family protein has product MAAKVYKNLVGGEWVESRSGRTFENQNPANTKDVVGIFPRSNQDDVNAAVEAAKKAFERWRLTPAPRRGEIIYRCAQILEERKEDYARDMTREMGKILKETRGDVQEAIDTAFYMAGEGRRLDGHTVPSELPNKFAMAMRVPLGVVGMITPWNFPMAIPSWKIFPAIVCGNTCVIKPAEDTPLSTVNLVRALMDAGLPPGVVNIVHGFGPEAGAPMLDHPGVRAISFTGSSEVGRLVGEAAARNFKPCSLEMGGKNAIIVLNDANVDLAIDGALWGGFGTAGQRCTAASRVIVQKGVYNQFADKFVARARALKVGPGIDEQNDMGPQINQQQIETTRKYVDIGKGEGAKLLAGGNRLASSGLSDGYFFEPTIFGDAHGNMRIAQEEIFGPVVSIIPAESLEDALEVSNSVAYGLSSAVYTRDVNRAFKAMRDLQTGITYINAPTIGAEVHLPFGGTKATGNGHREGGIGAIDFYTQWKAIYVDYSDRLQRAQIDTGE; this is encoded by the coding sequence ATGGCTGCGAAAGTTTATAAGAACCTCGTCGGAGGCGAATGGGTCGAGTCGCGCTCCGGCAGAACCTTTGAAAACCAAAATCCCGCGAACACCAAAGATGTAGTCGGTATTTTTCCGCGTTCCAATCAGGACGACGTAAATGCCGCTGTCGAAGCTGCAAAGAAAGCCTTCGAACGTTGGCGGCTAACACCTGCTCCGCGCCGAGGCGAGATCATTTATCGATGCGCGCAAATTCTCGAGGAACGAAAAGAAGACTACGCGCGCGACATGACGCGCGAAATGGGCAAGATCCTGAAGGAAACCCGCGGCGATGTTCAAGAGGCCATCGATACAGCTTTCTACATGGCCGGCGAAGGACGCCGACTCGACGGGCACACAGTTCCTTCAGAGCTTCCCAACAAGTTCGCCATGGCCATGCGCGTTCCGCTGGGCGTGGTCGGCATGATTACGCCGTGGAATTTCCCCATGGCGATTCCCTCGTGGAAGATCTTTCCGGCGATCGTCTGCGGCAACACGTGCGTCATTAAACCTGCGGAAGACACTCCGCTCTCGACGGTGAACCTGGTTCGAGCGCTTATGGATGCAGGCTTGCCGCCGGGAGTGGTGAACATCGTTCATGGCTTCGGTCCCGAAGCGGGAGCACCAATGCTCGACCATCCCGGCGTTCGCGCGATTTCGTTTACTGGATCAAGCGAAGTAGGCCGTCTCGTCGGCGAAGCTGCTGCCCGAAACTTCAAGCCATGCTCGCTCGAGATGGGAGGCAAGAACGCCATCATCGTCCTGAATGATGCCAATGTGGATCTCGCAATCGATGGCGCGCTTTGGGGCGGATTCGGCACTGCCGGACAACGCTGCACCGCGGCTAGTCGCGTCATCGTGCAGAAAGGCGTATACAACCAGTTCGCCGACAAATTCGTAGCGCGCGCGCGCGCGCTCAAAGTCGGACCTGGCATCGACGAACAGAACGACATGGGTCCGCAAATCAATCAGCAGCAGATTGAGACTACGCGGAAGTATGTTGACATCGGAAAGGGCGAAGGTGCAAAGCTGCTGGCTGGAGGCAATCGACTCGCCTCAAGCGGACTGAGTGACGGCTACTTCTTCGAACCCACCATCTTCGGCGATGCCCATGGAAACATGCGCATTGCGCAGGAAGAAATTTTTGGTCCGGTCGTCTCCATAATTCCTGCTGAGAGTCTCGAAGACGCGCTCGAAGTCTCCAACAGCGTGGCCTATGGACTTTCTTCGGCTGTTTACACACGCGATGTGAACCGCGCATTCAAAGCGATGCGTGATCTTCAGACCGGCATAACCTATATCAATGCTCCCACGATAGGTGCGGAAGTCCATCTGCCGTTCGGCGGGACAAAAGCTACAGGTAACGGACATCGCGAAGGCGGCATCGGCGCTATAGATTTCTACACGCAGTGGAAAGCGATTTATGTGGATTACTCCGATCGCCTGCAGCGTGCGCAGATCGATACGGGAGAGTGA
- the ald gene encoding alanine dehydrogenase, whose translation MIIGVPKEVKDHEARVGIVPSGVKALVEARHQVLVETKAGELSSMLDSEYRQAGAEIVGSAAEVWKRADMVVKVKEPIEKEIPFFREGLVLFTYLHLAPIPDLTDQLLRKKVIGIAYETVTDRNGTLPLLTPMSEVAGRMSIQVGASYLEHEKGGRGILLGGVPGVAPAKVTIIGGGIVGINAAKIALGMGADTTIIDINLNRLRELDDIFNGRVRTLASNSYTIGKSCEQADLVIGGVLIPGAAAPKLVTREMVSHMKRGAVVVDVAIDQGGCIETAKPTTHSNPAYTVDGVVHYCVTNMPGAVPHTSTLALTNATFPYVLKLANMGAEAAIKSDAGIREGVNTFEGHLTYSAVAESQKKPWKAVKDLVA comes from the coding sequence ATGATTATTGGCGTGCCAAAAGAGGTTAAAGATCACGAAGCGAGAGTAGGCATTGTCCCCTCCGGCGTGAAGGCGCTGGTCGAGGCGCGGCATCAGGTGCTGGTCGAAACCAAGGCTGGTGAACTGTCGTCAATGCTGGACAGCGAATACCGGCAGGCTGGAGCGGAGATCGTCGGCTCAGCGGCGGAAGTCTGGAAGCGCGCTGACATGGTCGTAAAAGTGAAGGAACCGATTGAGAAGGAGATTCCGTTCTTTCGAGAAGGCCTTGTTCTCTTCACTTACCTGCATCTCGCTCCCATTCCCGATTTGACCGATCAGTTGTTGAGGAAGAAAGTCATCGGCATTGCCTACGAAACGGTGACGGACCGAAATGGGACTCTTCCGCTACTTACGCCAATGTCAGAAGTCGCTGGACGTATGTCCATCCAGGTGGGCGCCAGCTATCTGGAGCATGAAAAAGGCGGGCGCGGCATTCTGCTCGGCGGCGTCCCCGGAGTTGCGCCGGCAAAAGTCACGATCATCGGCGGCGGCATTGTCGGTATCAACGCCGCAAAGATCGCATTAGGAATGGGAGCGGACACCACCATCATCGACATCAATCTCAATCGCCTGCGCGAACTCGACGACATATTCAATGGGCGCGTTCGCACATTGGCGTCGAACTCGTACACCATCGGCAAATCATGCGAGCAAGCTGACCTGGTAATTGGCGGCGTTCTCATTCCGGGTGCCGCCGCTCCCAAATTGGTCACGCGGGAGATGGTGAGTCACATGAAGCGCGGGGCAGTGGTCGTCGACGTCGCCATCGATCAGGGCGGCTGTATCGAGACCGCCAAGCCCACGACCCATAGCAATCCCGCTTATACCGTCGACGGCGTAGTTCACTACTGCGTCACCAACATGCCGGGCGCCGTGCCGCATACATCGACGCTGGCGCTGACCAATGCGACGTTTCCCTATGTGCTGAAACTCGCGAACATGGGCGCGGAAGCCGCCATTAAATCCGACGCCGGAATTCGCGAGGGTGTGAATACCTTCGAGGGACATCTCACGTATTCGGCTGTGGCCGAATCTCAGAAGAAGCCATGGAAAGCAGTCAAGGATCTAGTGGCTTAA
- a CDS encoding type II toxin-antitoxin system prevent-host-death family antitoxin, whose amino-acid sequence MKSVRIAELKSRLSEYLRAVRNGATVTVLDRNTPVAKIIPIQQAGLRMPTEIGTLGSIHLATALLWRERSNAELVMATHHRRLGIAAQAHGFKVVGV is encoded by the coding sequence ATGAAGTCGGTCCGGATTGCGGAACTGAAGTCACGGCTCAGCGAATACCTGCGTGCCGTGCGCAATGGCGCCACTGTGACGGTTCTCGATCGCAATACCCCCGTAGCCAAAATCATCCCGATTCAACAGGCTGGCTTGCGGATGCCAACGGAAATTGGCACCCTCGGCTCCATCCACTTGGCAACCGCACTACTCTGGCGAGAACGTTCGAATGCGGAACTAGTGATGGCGACTCATCACCGACGCTTGGGCATTGCTGCACAGGCACATGGATTCAAAGTGGTGGGAGTCTAA
- the mreC gene encoding rod shape-determining protein MreC, protein MENFFTRYRNVTVLLGLLMAQVIVLASQVRRPVAGAGESMSLVRLWIVEIFVPAEKAFNSIGDGVSSIWHNYVDLRHVRAQNHDLQEQVDRLRLEQVSLAEDAGQARRLQALLAFKEKFISQTVAAQVIGTSGSEHSHLLYIDKGSGDGIKPDMAVITPKGIVGKIAKVFPGTSQVLEINDATAGAGVMLERTRLRGVLHGTPSGIPEILHVMVDEKIEPGDPVVSSGGDQIYPRGLPMGVVSTTSPDPEGGPFMIVKVKPSADLERVEEVLVITKVIDKSPEAPEGPRALRAADILAQRLPTVAPRAPAKGEEPPPTSVLYARKPASTAASVGAPKPSTSQAANSSVTSMQAPKRKPAVSPVESDNRTTKPAQGESATQPAPQQTTTEQTTPQRTVPQQPAPQQTTPATDQPTLETPR, encoded by the coding sequence ATGGAAAATTTCTTCACAAGATACCGGAACGTAACCGTTCTGCTCGGGCTGTTGATGGCGCAGGTCATCGTGCTTGCTTCCCAAGTGCGTCGTCCGGTAGCAGGCGCGGGGGAATCGATGTCTCTCGTCCGCTTATGGATTGTGGAGATATTTGTCCCTGCTGAAAAGGCATTTAATTCGATCGGTGACGGCGTCAGCAGCATTTGGCATAACTACGTCGACCTCCGCCACGTCCGAGCGCAGAATCACGACCTGCAGGAGCAAGTTGATCGCTTACGGCTGGAACAAGTGAGCCTTGCCGAAGACGCTGGTCAGGCCCGCCGCCTGCAAGCCCTGCTCGCCTTTAAGGAGAAATTCATTTCGCAAACTGTAGCCGCGCAGGTCATCGGCACGAGCGGAAGTGAGCATTCGCATCTGCTTTATATCGATAAAGGTTCAGGCGACGGGATCAAGCCGGACATGGCGGTAATTACGCCGAAAGGAATCGTAGGCAAAATCGCCAAGGTTTTTCCCGGTACGTCGCAGGTGCTTGAGATCAACGACGCGACTGCCGGAGCGGGTGTGATGCTGGAGCGCACGCGTCTGCGCGGAGTTCTGCACGGAACCCCGTCTGGAATTCCGGAAATCCTTCACGTCATGGTCGACGAAAAGATTGAGCCCGGCGACCCGGTGGTCTCATCGGGCGGCGATCAGATATATCCTCGCGGATTGCCCATGGGCGTAGTTTCCACAACTTCGCCCGATCCTGAAGGCGGACCGTTCATGATCGTCAAAGTCAAACCTTCCGCCGATCTCGAGAGAGTGGAAGAAGTGCTGGTGATCACGAAGGTGATCGATAAGTCTCCCGAGGCTCCAGAAGGGCCGAGAGCTCTGCGAGCGGCCGATATTCTCGCTCAGCGGTTGCCGACCGTCGCTCCCAGGGCGCCCGCAAAAGGTGAGGAGCCTCCGCCGACGAGCGTGCTGTATGCCAGGAAGCCGGCCAGTACGGCTGCGAGTGTAGGAGCGCCTAAACCGTCAACTTCCCAAGCGGCAAATTCTTCTGTCACATCCATGCAGGCACCGAAGCGGAAGCCTGCGGTTAGTCCGGTCGAAAGTGACAACCGGACAACCAAACCGGCTCAAGGAGAAAGCGCGACGCAACCTGCACCTCAGCAAACGACGACCGAGCAAACCACGCCTCAGCGAACGGTGCCTCAGCAACCTGCGCCTCAGCAAACGACGCCTGCAACCGATCAGCCGACGCTGGAGACGCCGCGATAG
- a CDS encoding rod shape-determining protein gives MSSNGFHSQNSRVHNMRSLFSMFSSDLAIDLGTANTLVYAKGKGIVVNEPSIVAINKNSGEVEAVGKEAKEMLGRTPGNIVAIKPMKDGVIADFKVTEKMLNYFIQKAHNRKMMVHPRIVIGVPSEITQVEKRAVMDSAYRAKASEVHLVEQAMVAAIGAGLPITEPSGNMVVDIGGGTTDIAVISLSGIVYSRSVRMAGNQMDEAIMNYLKRKYNLLIGERTAEQIKIEIGSAFPLDKPLTMEIKGRNLIEGVPKTATVDDSEIREALSECVSTIMNAIRVALERTPPELSADISDRGIVLTGGGALLKNLDKRIREETGLPVSIADDPLASVVLGTGKMLSDFKLLRKISIE, from the coding sequence ATGTCGTCGAACGGATTTCACTCCCAGAACTCGCGCGTGCACAACATGCGCTCGCTGTTCAGCATGTTCTCGAGCGACCTTGCGATTGATCTAGGCACGGCCAACACCTTGGTCTATGCCAAAGGGAAAGGCATCGTCGTTAATGAGCCGTCGATCGTCGCGATCAATAAGAACAGCGGCGAAGTTGAGGCCGTCGGTAAGGAGGCCAAAGAGATGCTGGGCCGCACGCCCGGCAACATCGTGGCTATCAAGCCGATGAAGGACGGCGTCATTGCTGACTTCAAAGTCACCGAGAAGATGTTGAACTACTTCATTCAGAAGGCACACAACCGCAAGATGATGGTGCATCCGCGCATCGTTATTGGTGTACCTTCGGAAATCACGCAGGTTGAAAAACGTGCCGTTATGGACTCGGCTTATCGCGCGAAAGCCAGCGAGGTCCACCTCGTGGAGCAGGCGATGGTGGCCGCGATCGGCGCTGGCCTTCCCATCACGGAACCGAGCGGCAACATGGTCGTCGATATCGGCGGCGGTACCACCGACATCGCGGTGATCTCGCTTTCCGGCATCGTCTATTCGCGCTCGGTGCGCATGGCGGGTAATCAGATGGACGAAGCCATTATGAATTACCTGAAGCGGAAATATAACCTGCTGATCGGCGAGCGCACGGCTGAACAGATCAAGATAGAAATCGGCTCCGCGTTCCCACTGGATAAGCCGCTGACCATGGAGATCAAAGGGCGGAACCTGATCGAGGGTGTTCCCAAAACGGCAACCGTGGACGACAGCGAAATTCGCGAAGCGCTCAGCGAGTGCGTTTCGACCATCATGAACGCGATCCGCGTCGCTCTGGAGCGTACGCCTCCTGAACTCAGCGCCGACATCAGTGATCGCGGCATCGTGCTCACCGGCGGCGGGGCTCTGCTCAAGAATTTGGATAAGCGCATCCGAGAGGAAACCGGCCTGCCGGTTTCGATTGCTGACGATCCGCTGGCCAGCGTGGTGCTCGGCACTGGGAAGATGCTCAGCGACTTCAAGCTGCTGCGCAAGATTTCGATCGAATAG
- the mreD gene encoding rod shape-determining protein MreD yields the protein MTTITYTSREEIEVHKFSALATVGIPLLAIFFQVYVSSRLGFLKLFDIPLLVTIFFAVSRRNQLAGMLTGCAIGLTQDALTHLPIGIYGIAKTIIGYAASSIGVKVDVDNPGSRFLMVFFFTFLHDALYFIVRRQLLAIPSDWRTLHEAGAALANGLLAVILFALMDRTKKR from the coding sequence GTGACAACGATTACTTACACTTCGCGCGAAGAGATCGAGGTCCATAAATTTAGTGCCCTCGCGACGGTCGGGATTCCTCTGCTCGCGATTTTTTTCCAGGTGTACGTGTCGTCGCGCCTCGGTTTCCTGAAGCTATTCGACATTCCTCTTCTCGTAACTATTTTCTTTGCGGTATCGCGTCGCAACCAACTCGCCGGAATGCTTACCGGCTGCGCGATTGGGCTTACGCAGGATGCGCTAACGCACCTGCCCATAGGCATTTACGGCATTGCCAAGACCATTATCGGGTACGCTGCATCGTCAATCGGTGTAAAGGTCGATGTCGACAATCCAGGTTCGCGCTTCCTGATGGTGTTCTTCTTTACATTCCTGCACGACGCCCTCTATTTCATTGTCAGGCGGCAGTTGCTGGCGATTCCGTCGGACTGGCGAACCCTGCACGAAGCCGGCGCAGCACTCGCCAATGGTCTATTGGCCGTCATTCTTTTCGCGCTGATGGACCGAACGAAGAAGCGGTAG